A region from the Tahibacter amnicola genome encodes:
- a CDS encoding TonB-dependent receptor plug domain-containing protein, with translation MDLRSTQSTWPQGAPTDAAAPAPAARRNRWSGTAMALAYSLAALPAVAEVPDIGDLADLSLEQLGDIEVISVNRRAERLVHAPASVFVITREDVRRSGANSIPEALRLAPTLQVARIRASEYAISARGFNTTTTNKLLVLIDGRTVYTPLYSGVFWDAQDVLLEDIERIEVLSGPGGTLWGSNAVNGVINIVTRAASATQGLLVASAVGTHEDKAALRIGGTLPGNGAYRLYAKYLDRDSSILANGRKTFDAAQNAQVGFRTDWSNGTDDYTVQGDAYSGVADHPVTRDRRIEGANLLARWHRRSDTGAQARLQCYVDRTERLIPGTFAETLDTVDIEFQHALAPNGRHQWSWGAGHRYSRDDVTNSAGLAFIPGEKSLRWTNVFVQDDLALGERMTLSLGAKWERNVYTGTEFLPSMRARWKVADARTLWAAVSRAVRAPSRIDRDFFLPGQPPFVLAGGPEFQSETADVAELGYKAEASQLLSYSLTAFHHRYDDLRSFEPVAPGRYVFGNRQEGTSYGLEGWLRWQPLPRWTLGAGFVELRKDLRQKPGSGDPTGTRSNGNDPEHQWKLRSTIALSPSQDLDLHLHHVGRLPDPSVPSVTALDLRWEWRVHDALAVSLTVQNLTDAQHREFGALATGSFFERSALLNLEWRP, from the coding sequence ATGGATCTACGTTCCACGCAGTCGACCTGGCCACAGGGGGCTCCGACGGACGCTGCTGCCCCGGCGCCGGCGGCTCGCCGCAACCGGTGGTCCGGCACGGCGATGGCCCTGGCGTACAGCCTGGCCGCTCTCCCCGCCGTCGCGGAGGTTCCAGACATCGGCGACCTTGCCGACCTGTCGCTGGAACAGCTCGGTGATATCGAGGTGATCAGCGTCAATCGGCGCGCCGAGCGGCTCGTGCACGCGCCGGCCTCGGTCTTTGTGATCACGCGGGAAGACGTGCGGCGTTCCGGCGCCAACAGCATTCCGGAAGCCCTGCGCCTGGCACCCACACTCCAGGTTGCCCGCATCCGCGCCAGCGAGTACGCGATCAGCGCCCGCGGCTTCAACACCACCACCACCAACAAGCTGCTGGTACTGATCGACGGGCGAACCGTATACACGCCGTTGTACTCGGGCGTGTTCTGGGACGCACAGGATGTGCTGCTGGAAGACATCGAGCGGATCGAAGTGCTTTCCGGTCCCGGCGGTACCCTGTGGGGTTCCAACGCTGTCAACGGCGTGATCAATATCGTGACCCGTGCCGCGTCCGCCACCCAGGGACTGCTCGTCGCCAGCGCGGTTGGCACCCACGAGGACAAGGCCGCGCTTCGCATCGGCGGCACCTTGCCCGGCAACGGTGCGTATCGCCTCTACGCCAAGTATCTCGACCGGGATTCAAGCATCCTGGCCAACGGCCGCAAGACATTCGACGCGGCGCAGAATGCCCAGGTCGGATTTCGCACCGACTGGAGCAACGGTACGGACGACTACACCGTCCAGGGCGACGCCTATAGCGGCGTTGCGGATCACCCGGTCACCCGTGACCGTCGCATTGAAGGCGCCAACCTGCTGGCGCGCTGGCACCGCCGCTCGGATACCGGCGCGCAGGCAAGACTGCAATGCTACGTGGATCGCACCGAGCGGCTGATCCCCGGCACCTTCGCCGAAACGCTCGATACCGTCGATATCGAATTCCAGCACGCCCTGGCGCCCAACGGCCGCCACCAGTGGTCCTGGGGTGCCGGCCACCGCTATTCGCGCGACGATGTGACCAATAGCGCCGGCCTGGCCTTCATTCCAGGCGAGAAATCCCTTCGGTGGACGAATGTTTTCGTGCAGGACGACCTCGCTCTGGGCGAGCGGATGACCCTGTCGCTCGGCGCGAAATGGGAGCGCAACGTATATACCGGCACGGAATTCCTTCCGAGCATGCGCGCACGGTGGAAGGTGGCCGACGCCCGCACGCTGTGGGCTGCCGTGTCGCGAGCGGTGCGCGCGCCGTCGCGCATCGACCGCGACTTCTTCCTGCCGGGACAACCGCCCTTCGTACTCGCCGGCGGGCCCGAATTCCAGTCGGAAACCGCCGATGTTGCCGAGCTCGGCTACAAGGCGGAAGCCAGTCAGCTGCTGTCGTATTCGCTGACCGCTTTCCACCATCGCTACGACGACCTGCGCAGTTTCGAACCGGTCGCGCCGGGCCGATACGTCTTCGGCAACCGTCAGGAAGGCACCTCCTATGGCCTGGAAGGCTGGCTGCGCTGGCAACCGCTGCCCCGCTGGACGCTCGGCGCGGGCTTTGTCGAGCTGCGCAAGGATCTACGCCAGAAGCCTGGCAGCGGGGATCCGACCGGAACCCGTTCCAACGGCAACGATCCGGAACACCAGTGGAAGCTGCGCTCGACCATTGCCCTTTCACCCAGCCAGGACCTGGATCTCCACCTGCACCACGTGGGCCGCTTGCCGGATCCGTCGGTACCGTCGGTCACTGCGTTAGACCTGCGCTGGGAGTGGCGCGTCCATGACGCCCTCGCTGTCTCCTTGACCGTGCAGAACCTCACCGACGCGCAACACCGGGAGTTTGGCGCCCTCGCCACCGGCAGCTTTTTCGAACGCAGCGCACTGCTGAACCTGGAATGGCGTCCATGA